The region CGGGAGATGACGTACGCCACCGAGGCCGAGGGGAAAAAGCCCCACCGGTTGCCGGGGGCAAACTGCTCGGAGCCGTCGGCCCGGAAACTCCCTTCGAGGATGTATTTGGAAGCATAGGTCCAGTTCAACCGGCCTACCACGCCTTGCCGGCCACTGGAGCCCGAATACCCTCGGTTGTTGCGGTTAGCTGCGCTGCCGAAATCGAGTTCGTCGATGCCGAGGGTATAGCCCGTGCGTAACCCACTGATAAAGTTCCAGTACTCTTTGGTTTGCGTGTACAGCACCAGCCCGGAAACCTCACTTCGCCCGAAGGTATGCATGTAATTCAAGTGGCTTTCCAGCGTAATGGATTGGTAGTCGTTATGATCGCTGTAGAGCTCGGTCGCGCCGCGGGGTGCTTCCACAAAACTGCCGTCGCTGGCCAGGGTATAGTAGGGCGTTTTGGCAAACGTCCAGTTTTTCTGGTCGGTGAGCGTCTTGTCGAAAGAAGCGATTCCTTTGAGGGATAAGCCCTCGACGGGCAGTTGCTGCAGCAACTGGACGCGGCCCTTAAACGCCTGGATCAGGCGGTTGCGGTACCCGTTTTCGGGCAGGGCCTGATACGCCGGCCCGCTGGAATAGGTGCCGTTCGACCATTTGATGGGCGCCAGGTTGGGACGCGCGGACATCAGCCAGCGGAACAGTTCAGGCGCGGCCACGTTGTTCGTGCTCTCGTTCCGCCCCGAAACATCGAACGAAAGCTTGGTGGTATTGGTCACGTTGGCGTCGATATTCGACCGGAAATTGTAGCGTTTGAAAACGTTGGAGGGCACAATGCCTTCCTGGTTCAAATAGCTTAGCGACGTGGCGTACTGTACTTTGTCCGATCCTCCGTTTGCCGTAATGCCCATGTTGTACATGGGGGCCGTAGTACTTAGCACCGAAAGCCAGTCTGTATCGGGATGGGTATCCGGGCTGCTTTGGTCACGGTACTTTTGCAGATCGTCGTCGGTATACTGTGGCGCCTGCCCCTGATTGACCAGGGCCTCGTTGTAGAGCATTGCCCACTCGTACGAGCCGACATACTCGGGCGTCCGGGTGCGTTCCTGAATGCCGTAACTGGCGTTCAAAGCGATTTGCATCTTTCCGGCTACCCCGCGTTTGGTCGTCACCAGAATCACCCCGTTGCCCCCGCGGACGCCGAAAACGGCGGCACTGGCGGCGTCTTTCAGCACAGATACCGACTCGATTTCGTTGGCATTCAACTGCGCAAAATCGCGTGCGGTCCGGATGATCCCGTCGATTACGTAGAGCGGCGACGCATCGCCCGTAGTGCCAATTCCCCGGATGAAAATGTTGGATTGATCGTCGCCCGGCGAGCCCGACCGCTGGGTCGCGATGATGCCTGCGGTGCGTCCCACTAGGTTGTTGCTCAGGTTGGGGGCCGGGCTGCGGGCGATTTCTTTCTGCTCTACCTGCGAAACCGCCCCGGAGATGTCGCTCCGTTTCTGCTCGCCATACCCGACCACCACCACTTCGTCCAGTTGGGCCACGTCTTCTTCCAGTTGGACGTTGATCGTCGCCTGCCCGGAAACGGGAATTTCTTTGGAGAGGAAGCCGATGAAGGAAAACACGAGGACTTCGT is a window of Catalinimonas alkaloidigena DNA encoding:
- a CDS encoding SusC/RagA family TonB-linked outer membrane protein, whose amino-acid sequence is MQQLYSLLRVPRRRYGLLVALFGFTIFSVFGQNTPVTGTVTDTEGQPIPGVSITVKGTTKGTVTDLNGAFELSAADNEVLVFSFIGFLSKEIPVSGQATINVQLEEDVAQLDEVVVVGYGEQKRSDISGAVSQVEQKEIARSPAPNLSNNLVGRTAGIIATQRSGSPGDDQSNIFIRGIGTTGDASPLYVIDGIIRTARDFAQLNANEIESVSVLKDAASAAVFGVRGGNGVILVTTKRGVAGKMQIALNASYGIQERTRTPEYVGSYEWAMLYNEALVNQGQAPQYTDDDLQKYRDQSSPDTHPDTDWLSVLSTTAPMYNMGITANGGSDKVQYATSLSYLNQEGIVPSNVFKRYNFRSNIDANVTNTTKLSFDVSGRNESTNNVAAPELFRWLMSARPNLAPIKWSNGTYSSGPAYQALPENGYRNRLIQAFKGRVQLLQQLPVEGLSLKGIASFDKTLTDQKNWTFAKTPYYTLASDGSFVEAPRGATELYSDHNDYQSITLESHLNYMHTFGRSEVSGLVLYTQTKEYWNFISGLRTGYTLGIDELDFGSAANRNNRGYSGSSGRQGVVGRLNWTYASKYILEGSFRADGSEQFAPGNRWGFFPSASVAYVISRESFLENVPMINFLKLRGSYGVLGNDRLGGARFLYLQSFYQNGTAVFGDGNVQPAIFEGRLSSPNVTWETVKKLNIGFDATLWNNQLSVTADFFYDKRSDILGQRNLSVPSLLGIDLPFENLAKVDNKGIELVLGHQNSLSEDLRYSMNANLTFARNKVIYIDEPASENPNIRRTGRPLNAQFGYRALGLFQTVEEVQNAPTQIGDIAPGDIRYEDVNGDGKIDDLDRVYIGSSNTPEIIFGYNGNLAYKNFELSLLFQGGTRVQQYYSGEAAWPFFLGTSGVLKQNLDRWTPENTDASEPRVLINADNNHAGSSFWLRDASYVRLKNVEIAYNVPVANLKFVQGIRVYVNANNALTWTAIENFDPENDSGRGWGYPQFRIWNAGLNINF